A region from the Salvelinus sp. IW2-2015 linkage group LG19, ASM291031v2, whole genome shotgun sequence genome encodes:
- the LOC111979326 gene encoding ubiquitin-like protein NEDD8 translates to MLIKVKTLTGKEIEIDIEPTDKVERIKERVEEKEGIPPQQQRLIYSGKQMNDEKTAADYKIQGGSVLHLVLALRGGLVYHCSSIHLIA, encoded by the exons ATGCTGATCAAGGTTAAG ACTCTCACTGGCAAAGAAATAGAGATCGACATTGAGCCCACAGACAAG GTGGAGAGAATTAAAGAAagggtggaggagaaagaggggattcCACCTCAACAACAAAGACTCATCTACAGTGGAAAACAGAT GAACGATGAGAAGACAGCTGCGGACTACAAGATCCAGGGAGGCTCAGTGCTGCATCTGGTCCTGGCGCTAAGAGGAGGGCTAGTCTACCACTGTTCCAGCATACACCTCATCGCCTAG